Proteins from a genomic interval of Dasania marina DSM 21967:
- the queG gene encoding tRNA epoxyqueuosine(34) reductase QueG: MQQLPEQIRLWSRELGFEQTGISDVNLSQHGKHLDDWLAKNFHGEMDFMAKHGSKRYHPEQLLPGTLRVISVRLDYLPNEQQLQAQLDNPDQAYISRYALGRDYHKLMRKKLAKLADKISTVAEQHQCRAFVDSAPVLERGLAEKAGLGWIGKNTMLINASAGSWFFLGEIYTNLPLATDPEQETMHCGSCTACLDDCPTGAIVAPHQVDARRCISYLTIELKGSIPQDLRPLMGNRIYGCDDCQLVCPWNKFAQHSQQDDFQPRHNLDSASLLELFMWTEQEFLQRTEGSAIRRIGYERWLRNIAVALGNAPSSIPTIEGLKSRLSYPSPVVQEHVQWALQQHQATS, from the coding sequence ATGCAGCAACTACCGGAGCAAATTCGGCTATGGAGCCGTGAGTTAGGTTTTGAACAAACCGGCATTAGTGATGTGAATTTAAGCCAGCACGGCAAACACTTAGACGACTGGCTGGCCAAAAACTTCCACGGCGAAATGGATTTTATGGCCAAGCACGGCAGTAAGCGCTACCACCCCGAGCAATTACTGCCCGGCACCTTAAGAGTGATTAGCGTACGCCTAGACTACCTACCCAACGAGCAGCAACTACAAGCGCAATTAGATAACCCCGATCAGGCCTATATCTCGCGCTACGCGCTGGGCCGTGACTACCACAAGCTGATGCGCAAAAAACTGGCCAAACTGGCCGACAAAATATCTACCGTGGCCGAACAACATCAATGCCGCGCCTTTGTCGATAGCGCGCCGGTGCTGGAACGCGGTTTGGCTGAAAAAGCCGGCTTGGGCTGGATAGGCAAAAACACCATGCTGATTAACGCCAGCGCCGGCTCCTGGTTTTTTTTAGGCGAGATATACACCAACCTGCCACTGGCCACCGACCCCGAACAAGAAACCATGCACTGCGGCAGCTGCACCGCCTGCCTAGATGACTGCCCCACCGGCGCGATAGTGGCACCGCATCAAGTGGACGCGCGGCGCTGCATCTCCTATTTAACCATAGAGTTAAAAGGCAGCATCCCCCAAGACCTGCGCCCGCTAATGGGCAACCGCATATATGGCTGTGATGACTGCCAGCTAGTATGCCCTTGGAATAAATTTGCCCAACATAGCCAGCAAGATGATTTTCAACCGCGCCATAATTTGGATAGCGCCAGCCTGCTTGAATTATTTATGTGGACTGAACAAGAGTTTTTGCAACGCACCGAAGGCTCGGCCATACGCCGTATAGGCTACGAGCGCTGGCTGCGTAATATTGCCGTGGCCTTGGGCAATGCCCCCAGCAGCATACCTACTATAGAAGGTTTAAAAAGTCGCCTGTCATACCCTTCACCCGTGGTGCAAGAGCATGTGCAGTGGGCCTTACAACAGCATCAGGCCACATCATAA
- a CDS encoding pseudouridine synthase, producing MHSKYARLDRYLSQKLGIKRGDVRLMLARGRVRVNGVVAVDINQRVGEFDHVVVDGQVLQVREPVYIMMHKPMGVVSATKDEKNKTVIDLLQRSDKNALHIAGRLDFNSTGLLLLTNDGRWSRRLSEPATKVMKWYRVRLQKPVTPDYIAAFAEGMYFSFEDITTLPAELKIVSDYVADVGLMEGRYHQIKRMFGRFQNPVLELHRMAVGNLQLDETLAAGESRELSADELEGI from the coding sequence ATGCATTCCAAATACGCCCGTTTAGATCGTTATCTTAGTCAGAAGTTGGGCATTAAGCGCGGCGATGTGCGCTTGATGTTGGCGCGTGGTCGGGTGCGGGTTAATGGTGTGGTGGCGGTGGATATTAACCAGCGGGTGGGTGAGTTTGATCATGTCGTGGTTGATGGTCAGGTGTTGCAGGTGCGGGAGCCTGTATACATCATGATGCATAAACCCATGGGGGTGGTGAGTGCGACTAAGGATGAAAAAAATAAAACGGTTATCGATTTGTTGCAGCGGTCCGATAAAAACGCTTTGCATATCGCTGGCCGATTAGATTTTAATTCCACGGGTTTATTATTGCTTACCAATGATGGTCGTTGGTCGCGGCGTTTATCGGAGCCGGCGACTAAGGTGATGAAATGGTATCGCGTGAGACTGCAAAAGCCAGTAACTCCCGATTACATCGCGGCCTTTGCGGAAGGTATGTACTTTTCCTTTGAAGATATCACCACACTACCTGCCGAGTTAAAGATCGTTAGCGACTATGTGGCTGACGTAGGTTTGATGGAAGGGCGTTATCATCAAATAAAACGCATGTTTGGTCGTTTTCAAAACCCGGTGCTGGAGTTGCACAGAATGGCGGTGGGAAATTTGCAGCTTGATGAGACGCTAGCTGCGGGCGAGAGTCGGGAGTTGTCGGCTGATGAGCTTGAGGGTATATAG
- the mutL gene encoding DNA mismatch repair endonuclease MutL, with amino-acid sequence MSRIKLLSPRLANQIAAGEVVERPASVIKELVENSLDAGASRIDVDIESGGVKLMRVRDNGGGIAQDDMPLALSRHATSKIYELDDLENVTSMGFRGEALASISSVSRLCILSNTQVQGAGWKAETEGRDMNVEVGPAPHPQGSTVEVRDLFFNTPARRKFLRAEKTEFNHLEEVIKRQSLARFDVGFHLRHNGKVIHALKACDSQLEQERRVASVCGPAFMQNALYIDTEAMGLRLWGWVALPTFSRSQADLQHFYVNGRVIRDKLVTHAVRQAYRDVLFHGRHPAFVLYLECDPAIVDVNVHPTKHEVRFRDGRTVHDFLFRSLHRLLADVRPDAQHMPTGDNNAQPASGIGAGEFAGQAAMSLRNDARPSMGQVQEQLTGYGELYSSNTADAGNLQSRQSGAGDRGAYSSANFAAGNATPINLSDLETDEIPPLGFAIAQLKGIYILAENANGLVLVDMHAAHERITYERMKQARAGEGIKAQPLLVPESVAVSQREADYAEQNAELFSQLGLAVERAGPETIMIRQIPIILQNGNVEQLVRDVLADLIEHGSSDRIEAHINEILGTMACHGSVRANRRLSITEMNALLRDMEETERSGQCNHGRPTWTQMSLDELDKLFLRGQ; translated from the coding sequence ATGTCACGAATAAAATTATTAAGCCCTCGTTTGGCTAACCAAATTGCCGCCGGTGAAGTGGTAGAGCGTCCCGCCTCTGTTATTAAAGAGTTGGTGGAAAATAGTTTAGATGCCGGTGCTAGTCGCATCGATGTTGATATAGAAAGCGGCGGCGTCAAACTCATGCGAGTGCGTGATAACGGCGGCGGTATCGCACAAGATGATATGCCGCTGGCGCTAAGCCGCCATGCCACCAGCAAAATATATGAGCTGGATGATTTAGAAAATGTCACCAGTATGGGCTTTAGGGGCGAGGCGCTGGCGAGTATTAGCTCGGTATCGCGGCTGTGTATTTTGTCTAACACGCAAGTGCAGGGCGCGGGCTGGAAAGCCGAAACCGAAGGCCGCGATATGAACGTAGAGGTGGGGCCTGCGCCGCACCCGCAGGGTAGCACGGTAGAAGTGCGCGATTTATTTTTTAATACCCCTGCTAGGCGCAAATTTTTGCGCGCCGAAAAAACCGAATTTAATCACTTAGAAGAAGTGATCAAACGGCAATCACTGGCGCGCTTTGATGTGGGTTTTCATCTGCGCCACAACGGCAAGGTGATACACGCCTTAAAAGCTTGTGACAGTCAGCTAGAGCAAGAGCGCCGGGTGGCCTCGGTATGTGGCCCCGCCTTTATGCAAAATGCCCTGTATATAGACACCGAAGCTATGGGCCTGCGCCTATGGGGTTGGGTGGCGTTGCCTACCTTTTCCCGCAGCCAAGCCGACCTGCAGCACTTTTATGTTAACGGCCGGGTGATACGCGATAAGTTGGTGACCCATGCGGTGCGCCAAGCCTATCGCGATGTATTGTTTCACGGTCGCCACCCCGCCTTTGTTTTATATTTAGAGTGCGACCCCGCCATCGTCGACGTTAACGTACACCCCACCAAGCACGAAGTGCGCTTTCGCGATGGCCGCACCGTACACGACTTTTTATTCCGCAGCTTACATCGCTTGTTAGCGGATGTGCGTCCCGATGCGCAGCACATGCCCACCGGCGACAATAATGCTCAACCCGCTAGTGGTATTGGTGCCGGAGAGTTTGCTGGCCAAGCGGCGATGTCGCTGCGTAATGATGCCCGTCCCAGTATGGGCCAAGTACAAGAACAGCTGACAGGTTATGGCGAATTGTATAGCAGCAATACAGCCGATGCTGGCAACTTGCAGTCACGGCAATCTGGCGCTGGTGATAGAGGCGCTTATTCATCGGCCAATTTTGCCGCGGGCAATGCAACACCTATTAATTTAAGTGATTTAGAAACTGATGAAATTCCGCCCTTGGGTTTTGCCATTGCCCAGTTAAAAGGTATTTATATCTTGGCCGAAAACGCCAACGGCCTAGTGTTGGTTGATATGCACGCCGCTCACGAGCGCATTACTTACGAGCGTATGAAACAGGCCCGTGCCGGCGAGGGTATTAAAGCCCAGCCTTTATTGGTGCCCGAGAGCGTAGCGGTAAGCCAGCGCGAGGCGGATTACGCCGAACAAAATGCTGAGCTATTTTCTCAGTTAGGTTTGGCGGTAGAGCGTGCGGGTCCCGAAACTATAATGATTCGACAAATTCCCATTATTTTACAAAATGGCAATGTTGAACAACTGGTACGCGATGTCTTGGCCGACTTAATCGAACATGGCAGCAGCGATAGAATCGAAGCGCATATTAATGAAATACTAGGCACCATGGCTTGCCACGGTTCGGTGCGCGCTAATCGTCGCTTAAGCATTACCGAAATGAATGCACTGCTACGCGACATGGAAGAAACTGAGCGCAGCGGTCAATGTAATCACGGCAGGCCCACGTGGACGCAAATGAGTTTGGATGAGTTGGATAAATTGTTTTTGCGGGGGCAGTGA
- a CDS encoding glutathione S-transferase family protein — protein MLTYYGAKDSCSIPAQIILEMSGQAYQNVYLSFDKGLSEDYLKLNPTGQVPTLVEDSEVFTQCVGITTYLADKWPQLNMSPALDAPQRGHYLKWMHFLNSSMHEAYLRVYYPNKYAVSKQACDEVKEMAKQAIDKHYNIVDSWLEQGPYCLGDTIQACDLYLATLISWQEDRAALFARLPRLQLLFEKVTRHPAANKVFVEHGTEL, from the coding sequence ATGTTGACCTATTACGGCGCTAAAGACTCATGCAGCATACCCGCACAAATCATTTTAGAAATGAGCGGCCAAGCCTACCAAAATGTCTACCTTAGTTTTGACAAAGGCTTGTCCGAGGACTACCTCAAGCTCAACCCCACCGGCCAAGTGCCCACCTTAGTGGAGGACAGCGAAGTGTTCACTCAATGCGTAGGCATCACCACCTACCTAGCCGACAAATGGCCACAGTTAAACATGAGCCCTGCGTTAGACGCCCCACAGCGCGGCCACTATTTGAAATGGATGCACTTTTTAAACTCGTCTATGCACGAAGCCTATTTGCGAGTGTACTACCCCAATAAATATGCCGTTTCTAAACAAGCCTGCGATGAAGTCAAAGAAATGGCCAAGCAAGCCATAGACAAGCATTACAACATCGTTGATAGCTGGCTGGAGCAAGGCCCCTATTGCTTAGGTGATACCATCCAGGCCTGCGATTTATATCTAGCCACCTTAATCAGCTGGCAGGAAGATAGAGCGGCTTTATTTGCACGCCTACCGCGACTGCAGTTATTGTTTGAAAAAGTGACCCGCCATCCTGCGGCAAACAAGGTTTTTGTTGAGCATGGGACGGAGCTGTAA
- a CDS encoding N-acetylmuramoyl-L-alanine amidase, which yields MLYRLLLQIVINASLLLSLAVQAANVNDVRVWRAPDHTRVVLDLSSAVEHKVMMLSKPDRIVVDISDTVLKSQTQLSALDLANTPITRVRSGVQDKTNLRVVLDVKHGVKPRSFMLKASGEYGDRLVIDLLDVNQQQATVKRVNNSGKKRDIIIAIDAGHGGEDPGATGPTKVREKHVVLAIAKELNSLFEKELGYEPVMIRSGDYYVGLEKRRKLARSAQADLFVSIHADAFKNHRAKGSSVYALSSRGASSTTAQFLANEANSSDLVGGVNLGEKDELLAGVLADLSMTATLDSSLQVGSKVVGQMGRISHLHSKRVEQAAFAVLKSPDIPSILVETGFISNPTEERNLKSSSYQRKMAAAIFNGIKTFFAASPPSETLIAWQKNQRNKTVAYTISRGDTLSDIAKRFRVSVADIQKTNGLASSSIRVGQKIIIPSS from the coding sequence ATGTTGTACCGCTTACTACTACAGATTGTTATTAACGCCAGCTTGTTGCTCTCGCTAGCGGTGCAAGCCGCTAACGTTAACGATGTGCGCGTGTGGCGCGCGCCTGATCACACCCGGGTGGTGTTAGATTTATCTAGTGCTGTAGAGCATAAGGTGATGATGCTTAGCAAGCCCGACCGCATCGTGGTGGATATCAGCGATACGGTTTTAAAATCACAAACCCAGCTCTCGGCCCTAGATTTAGCGAATACCCCCATCACCCGTGTACGCAGCGGGGTACAAGATAAAACAAACCTGCGAGTGGTGTTAGACGTTAAGCACGGGGTTAAGCCACGTAGTTTTATGTTAAAAGCCAGCGGCGAATATGGTGACCGCTTGGTGATTGATTTGTTGGACGTCAATCAGCAGCAGGCTACCGTTAAACGGGTTAATAACAGCGGTAAAAAGCGCGACATTATTATTGCTATAGATGCCGGCCATGGCGGTGAAGACCCCGGTGCCACCGGCCCCACTAAAGTGCGTGAAAAACATGTGGTGTTAGCTATAGCCAAAGAGTTGAATAGCTTGTTTGAGAAAGAGCTGGGTTATGAGCCGGTGATGATACGCAGTGGCGATTACTATGTGGGGCTAGAGAAGCGTCGCAAGTTGGCACGCAGCGCTCAGGCCGATTTATTTGTTTCCATACACGCCGATGCATTTAAAAATCACCGCGCCAAAGGCTCCTCGGTGTACGCGCTATCCAGCCGAGGCGCTTCCAGCACCACTGCACAATTTCTAGCGAATGAGGCTAACAGTTCTGATTTGGTGGGCGGCGTTAACCTAGGCGAAAAAGATGAGTTGTTGGCTGGCGTATTAGCTGATCTCTCCATGACGGCCACGCTGGATTCCAGCTTGCAGGTAGGCAGCAAGGTGGTGGGTCAAATGGGGCGCATCTCGCATTTACATAGTAAGCGTGTGGAGCAGGCGGCGTTTGCGGTATTAAAGTCGCCGGACATTCCTTCTATCTTGGTGGAGACAGGTTTTATCTCTAACCCCACCGAAGAGCGCAATTTAAAAAGTAGCAGCTACCAGCGTAAAATGGCCGCTGCTATTTTTAATGGTATAAAAACATTTTTTGCCGCTAGCCCGCCTTCAGAGACTTTGATCGCCTGGCAAAAAAATCAGCGCAATAAAACAGTGGCCTACACCATTAGCCGCGGCGATACCCTGTCCGATATTGCCAAGCGCTTTAGAGTGAGTGTGGCCGATATACAAAAAACTAATGGTTTGGCGTCTTCGTCTATACGGGTAGGCCAAAAAATTATTATCCCTTCTTCATAA
- the tsaE gene encoding tRNA (adenosine(37)-N6)-threonylcarbamoyltransferase complex ATPase subunit type 1 TsaE → MAVDSLQQTLVGEQAMVAFGKQLAQACDSGAVIFLEGDLGMGKTTFSRGVLQGLGHQGAVKSPTYTLVEPYQLGEREAYHFDLYRLGDPEELEYMGIRDYFGAEKLCLIEWPEKGRGVLPPADLIVRIALNQGSQDGRVVQLNAQSAIGRSIIAKLVAL, encoded by the coding sequence ATGGCAGTCGATAGCTTGCAGCAAACCCTAGTGGGCGAACAGGCCATGGTGGCTTTTGGTAAGCAGTTGGCTCAGGCTTGCGATAGTGGCGCCGTCATTTTTTTAGAGGGTGACTTGGGTATGGGTAAAACCACCTTTAGCCGTGGCGTATTGCAGGGCTTGGGCCATCAAGGTGCGGTTAAAAGCCCCACCTATACTTTGGTGGAACCTTATCAATTAGGCGAGCGCGAAGCTTACCATTTTGATCTCTACCGTTTGGGTGACCCTGAAGAGTTGGAATACATGGGCATACGCGATTACTTTGGCGCTGAAAAATTGTGCTTAATCGAATGGCCAGAAAAAGGCCGAGGTGTTTTGCCCCCGGCAGATTTAATCGTTAGGATAGCGCTTAATCAAGGTAGCCAGGATGGTCGCGTAGTACAGCTTAACGCGCAGTCAGCCATAGGCCGAAGCATTATTGCCAAACTGGTCGCGCTATAA
- a CDS encoding NAD(P)H-hydrate dehydratase, translating to MNTKRRLRCGDDLPTALYTAAQVRELDSVAIAQQGMAGFTLMRRAGRAAFELLLQCWPAVAEGLPIIIVCGGGNNAGDGYVMASIAKQHGYAVQVIQVGDASRFEGDALSARQRALQDGVLVQTFSTAIVLEEGVLVDALLGTGLSGEVRATHCEAIHWLNQLDLPVLAVDIPSGLCSDTGRVLGAAVYADVSISFIGLKQGLLTGVGPDVAGDVYFDDLAVPSAVYAEVDFCCERLLLSKSLANLPARLATDHKGRHGHVMVIGGDTGMGGAALMAAQAAARCGAGLVSCATQPAHIAAFISRCPELMATGVVSGQELEPLLQRPTVLVLGPGLGQRPWGEQLLQQAYKTEKPMVLDADALNMISEGRVVKSPLRSNCILTPHPKEAARLLGCSLNEVQANRFAAVAEIQQRYGATVILKGAGSLVANGPDALNSDRLGLCSYGNPGMATAGMGDVLSGVLGALLAQGLSANEAARLGVCLHAYAGDIAAQQGMCGTMASDLIPVLRRIINGGR from the coding sequence ATGAATACAAAAAGACGTTTACGTTGTGGCGACGATTTACCCACCGCTTTATACACTGCGGCACAGGTGCGTGAGCTGGATAGCGTCGCTATAGCGCAGCAGGGCATGGCTGGTTTTACCCTAATGCGTCGCGCTGGGCGAGCCGCCTTCGAATTATTATTACAGTGCTGGCCAGCAGTGGCAGAAGGGCTGCCCATTATTATCGTCTGCGGCGGTGGCAATAATGCCGGTGATGGCTATGTGATGGCCAGCATAGCCAAGCAGCATGGCTATGCGGTACAGGTGATACAGGTGGGAGATGCCAGTCGCTTTGAGGGCGACGCCCTGTCAGCGCGCCAGCGGGCTTTGCAAGATGGCGTGTTGGTGCAAACCTTTAGCACCGCCATAGTTTTAGAGGAAGGGGTGCTAGTTGATGCCTTGTTAGGCACTGGCCTAAGCGGCGAGGTGCGCGCGACACATTGCGAGGCCATACATTGGCTTAACCAATTGGATCTACCGGTGTTGGCGGTGGATATACCCTCGGGCCTGTGCAGCGATACTGGCCGAGTATTAGGCGCGGCGGTTTATGCCGATGTCAGCATCAGCTTTATAGGCTTAAAGCAGGGCTTATTAACCGGCGTCGGCCCTGATGTGGCCGGTGATGTATATTTTGATGATCTTGCAGTGCCCTCGGCAGTTTATGCTGAGGTCGATTTTTGTTGTGAGCGCTTACTACTATCCAAGTCCTTAGCTAACCTGCCTGCGCGTTTAGCCACAGATCATAAAGGGCGGCATGGCCATGTCATGGTGATAGGGGGTGATACCGGCATGGGAGGAGCGGCATTAATGGCTGCCCAAGCCGCCGCTCGTTGCGGTGCGGGCTTGGTTTCCTGCGCTACCCAGCCAGCCCACATCGCCGCGTTTATTAGCCGCTGCCCAGAGCTTATGGCCACCGGTGTGGTGTCGGGGCAGGAGTTAGAACCTTTATTGCAGCGGCCTACAGTTTTGGTGCTAGGCCCGGGTTTAGGCCAGCGCCCTTGGGGTGAGCAACTACTGCAGCAGGCCTATAAAACCGAAAAACCCATGGTGCTGGATGCCGATGCGCTGAATATGATTAGTGAGGGCCGGGTGGTTAAATCGCCCTTGCGTAGTAATTGCATACTAACCCCGCATCCCAAAGAAGCAGCGAGGTTGTTAGGCTGTAGCCTCAATGAGGTGCAGGCCAACCGCTTTGCCGCGGTGGCTGAAATACAACAACGCTACGGTGCTACGGTGATATTAAAAGGGGCGGGCTCGCTGGTTGCCAACGGCCCAGATGCCCTGAATAGCGATAGGCTGGGCCTGTGCAGTTATGGTAATCCCGGCATGGCCACGGCAGGTATGGGTGATGTACTCAGCGGTGTACTGGGCGCTTTATTGGCGCAGGGCTTGAGCGCAAATGAGGCTGCTCGCCTAGGCGTATGCCTACATGCCTATGCAGGTGATATTGCCGCACAACAGGGCATGTGTGGCACAATGGCCAGTGATTTAATACCGGTGCTTAGGCGCATCATTAATGGAGGCAGATAG
- a CDS encoding GlcG/HbpS family heme-binding protein yields the protein MKTVAKLTLDDARIMMAAAEQKAQEIGVDMDIAIVDDGGNLLMFQRMDGARITSIQIAIDKAFTAAAARKSTRAYGETSGPGQPTFGLNVSHQGRFMIVAGGLPVFINSDIVAGIGCSSGSPDQDEDVAQAGIDALDASLV from the coding sequence ATGAAAACCGTTGCAAAGTTAACCTTGGACGATGCCCGTATTATGATGGCGGCCGCTGAACAAAAAGCACAAGAGATAGGCGTGGATATGGATATAGCCATTGTTGACGACGGCGGTAACTTATTGATGTTTCAGCGTATGGATGGCGCGCGTATTACCAGTATACAAATAGCGATAGATAAGGCCTTTACCGCTGCCGCTGCGCGCAAATCTACCCGTGCCTATGGTGAAACCAGCGGCCCTGGCCAGCCCACTTTTGGTTTGAACGTCTCCCATCAGGGGCGTTTTATGATAGTGGCAGGAGGCCTGCCGGTTTTTATTAACAGCGATATTGTGGCGGGTATAGGTTGTAGCTCGGGCAGCCCCGATCAAGATGAAGATGTGGCGCAGGCCGGTATAGATGCCTTGGATGCCAGCCTTGTTTAG